CGCCTCATCGACCTGGTCGAGCTCGGCCAGCACGGTAATTTGCCATTGCAGCGGGCCCAGCGCGCGGTTCACGGCCAGATAGCTCACCTTGTCGGCACTGCCGGACAGGGCGGGGGAGTCATTCGTCTGCGGGCGTTCCAGCGTCATCACGCTGGCGCCATCGGCGAACTGGCGCTGCACCTTGTGCGGCAGGATGGGCAGATTTTCTTGCAGGAACTGGCGCTGTTCGCTGATGTCTTTCTTGGCGGCCGGCGACAAAGGCGCCAGGGTCTTGAACTTGAAGGCGGGGGTGGTGGCCAGGATGATCACGCCATTCGCATCCTTGACCCAGATCTGTTCGCCCGCGCCCGGCGTGCGCCACGATTGCTCGATCCAGTCCAGGTTGACTTTGGCGGCGACGATGCCGATGATGCGTCCGTCGCGCTGCACGGGCTGCGAAATGAAGTAGCCGGCTTCGAAGGTGGAAAAGCCGATGCCGTAGAAGCGGCCGATGCCGCCCGCAATGGCGTTCTTGAAATACGGGCGGAAGCCGTAGTTGACGCCCACGTAGGAGCTGCGGTCTTGCCAGTTGCTCGACGCCAGGGTCGTGCCCTTGTCGTCGAGCACGTAGACGGCAAAGGCGCCCGCGCGGCGGTTCATGTCGACCAGGTAGGCGTTGATCTGCGTGACTTTATCGGCGCTGGGCTGCTCCAGCAATTGCGCCACGGCATCGCTCTGGGCCACGGCCAGGGGCAGGAATTCGTATTTGTTCAGGGCGCCGCCGATGGACGCCGCATACAGTTCCGCGCGCGAATCTAGCGTGCGGTGCAATTCATCGAGCTGGCGCTGCTTGACCCAGGCATACGAGGCCCATGTCAGCACGACCAGCGAGCCCACGGCCAGCAGGGGGGCAAGCAGCTGTCTCAGGGGCCATTTGCCGAATGCCATGGTGCTCCGTGTGTATGTTTATGCCCGTGTGTGGTCAATCTGGGGTCAGACCCGCCGGGTCTGACCCCATTACTTAGTCTGCCGTACTTGCCATCGTCTCCGCATTATGATGCCTTTGTTGCTCTTCCATCACCATCTCGCCCAGCATGCGTTTCAGGCGGTTGAACTCGGGGTCGCTCGGGTCGCGCGGGCGGGGCAGGTCGATGGCCACGTCGCGCTTGATGGTGCCGGGACGGTAGGTCATGACGATGGTGCGGTCGGCCAGGTAGATCGATTCCTCGATCGAGTGCGTGACAAACACGATGGTGGTGCCGAAGACTTTCCAGATTTTCAGCAATTCATCTTGCAGGTTGCGCCGCGTCAAGGCGTCCAGCGCGCCGAACGGTTCATCCATCAGCATGATCGGCGAATCGAGGGCCAGCACGCGGGCAATCGCCACGCGCTGGCGCATGCCGCCGGACAAGTCTTTCGGGTAGCGGGCGCGGAATTCCGTCAAGCCCAGCATACTCAGCAGCATGTCGACCCGTTCCTTGATCTCGGCCGGC
This window of the Janthinobacterium agaricidamnosum genome carries:
- a CDS encoding ABC transporter ATP-binding protein, with product MTTININAVNKIFTTGGADVIALKDINLEIASGEFICLLGPSGCGKSTLLNAIAGFSQPTSGQILAGGKLISEPGPDRGMVFQEYALFPWMTIESNIAFGLEIAGKTPAEIKERVDMLLSMLGLTEFRARYPKDLSGGMRQRVAIARVLALDSPIMLMDEPFGALDALTRRNLQDELLKIWKVFGTTIVFVTHSIEESIYLADRTIVMTYRPGTIKRDVAIDLPRPRDPSDPEFNRLKRMLGEMVMEEQQRHHNAETMASTAD